From the Meriones unguiculatus strain TT.TT164.6M chromosome 12, Bangor_MerUng_6.1, whole genome shotgun sequence genome, one window contains:
- the Shisal2a gene encoding protein shisa-like-2A, producing the protein MSGACSSYVSAEQEVVRGFSCPRPGGEAAAVFCCGFRDHKYCCDDPHSFFPYEHSYMWWLSIGALVGLSTAAVVLLAFIVTVCVLCYLFISSKPHTKLDPGLSLRTTGSKEMSPDHQRLNTAITMEVPGVSPPRQSHSLNPQPESHERQTVGPRRFFQHHFMATVTVSNIPGSPEETSVPTPDSQGSVP; encoded by the exons ATGAGCGGCGCCTGCTCCAGCTACGTGAGCGCCGAGCAGGAGGTGGTGCGCGGCTTCAGCTGCCCGCGGCCGGGGGGCGAGGCGGCCGCCGTGTTCTGCTGCGGCTTCCGCGACCACAAGTATTGCTGCGACGACCCGCACAGCTTCTTCCCCTACGAGCACAGCTACATGTGGTGGCTCAG CATCGGAGCTCTCGTGGGCCTCTCCACGGCCGCAGTGGTCCTTCTGGCCTTCATTGTCACCGTCTGCGTGCTCTGCTACCTGTTCATCAGCTCCAAGCCCCACACGAAGCTGGACCCAGGCTTAAGCTTACGGACGACAG GCTCCAAGGAGATGTCACCTGACCACCAACGTTTGAACACAGCAATCACGATGGAGGTGCCAGGGGTAAGCCCTCCCAGGCAAAGTCACTCCTTGAACCCACAACCGGAAAGCCACGAGAGGCAGACCGTGGGCCCCCGACGTTTCTTCCAGCACCACTTCATGGCCACAGTGACCGTGAGCAACATTCCAGGCAGCCCCGAGGAGACCTCTGTCCCCACCCCTGACTCACAAGGATCAGTTCCATAA